The region TCGTGACCCTGATCGGCCCCAACGGCGCTGGCAAAACCACTCTGGTGCGCGCCGTACTCGGCCTGTTGAAACCGGACAGCGGTAGCGTCTGGCGCAAGCCGAAACTGCGCGTTGGCTACATGCCGCAAAAACTTCACGTCGATCCAACCCTGCCGCTGTCGGTGCTGCGCTTCTTGCGCTTGGTGCCGGGAGTGGACCGTGCTCGTGCGTTGTCGGCCCTCAAGGAAGTCGGCGCCGAGCATGTCATCGACAGCCCGGTACAAACGGTGTCTGGTGGCGAAATGCAGCGTGTGCTGCTGGCCCGGGCGCTGTTGCGTGAACCGGAACTGCTCGTGCTCGACGAGCCGGTGCAAGGCGTCGATGTGGCCGGTCAGGCCGAGTTGTACAGCCTGATCACGCGTTTGCGTGACCGTCACGGCTGCGGCGTGCTGATGGTTTCCCACGATTTGCACCTGGTGATGAGCACCACCGATCAGGTGGTTTGCCTGAATCGCCACGTCTGTTGCTCCGGGCACCCGGAACACGTCAGCGGCGATCCAGCCTTCGTCGAGCTGTTCGGCAAGAACGCACAAAGCCTGGCGATTTATCACCACCATCACGACCATGCTCATGACCTGCATGGCTCGGTGGTCAGCGCGACCGCGTCGGCCCAACCCCACGTCCATGGAGATAGCTGCAAGCATGGCTGATTTTCTGCTCTACGCCCTGCTTGCAGGTCTGGCCCTGGCCGTGGTCGCGGGCCCGCTGGGTTCGTTCGTGGTCTGGCGCCGGATGGCCTACTTCGGCGATACCTTGTCCCACGCCGCGCTGCTGGGTGTAGCCCTGGGCTTTCTGTTGGACGTGAGCCCGACCGTGGCGGTGACCGTCGGTTGCCTGCTGCTGGCGGTGTTGCTGGTGACTTTGCAGCAGCGTCAGCCGCTGGCGTCTGACACGCTTTTGGGAATTCTCGCACCGAGCACGCTCTCGCTGGGCCTGGTGGTACTAAGCTTCATGCATGAAGTGCGGATCGACCTGATGGCCTATCTGTTCGGCGACCTGCTGGCGATCAGCCCGACCGATCTGGCCTGGATCCTCGGCGGCAGTGCGGCGGTGCTGGCGTTGCTGGTGACGTTGTGGCGGCCATTGCTGGCGATCACCGTGCACGAAGAGTTGGCCACGGTGGAAGGTTTGCCGGTGGCAGCGTTGCGCCTGACGCTGATGTTGCTGATTGCCATAGTGATTGCCGTGGCGATGAAAATCGTCGGTGTGTTGCTGATTACCTCGTTGTTGATCATCCCGGCAGCTGCGGCACAACGTCACGCCCGCTCGCCGGAGCAGATGGCATTGGGCGCGAGCCTGCTGGGCATGCTCGCGGTGTGTGGCGGGTTGGCGTTGTCGTGGTTCAAGGACACCCCGGCGGGCCCATCGATTGTTGTGACGGCCGCCGCACTGTTTCTGCTGAGTTTTGTCCTGCCCCGTCGAGGGGTGTAGACTTGCTCGTTTTTTGCGCAAATAGAGAGTCGCAGGAATGAAGTCGTTCGCCTCCCGTTATCTGCTCCTTGTCGCATTTTCTCTGCTGCTGGGCGCTTGCCAAAGCACGCCACCGGCGGCCACCGAGGCCCCCGATGCACGGGCTGCGGCGATCGCACAACTGGAACAAAACCTGGCCAGCAGCGAGCTGGCCACCGCCGAAGATCAACTGGCTGCCTTGCAGGCCCAGTCGCCCGACGACCCAAGCCTTGTGCAGTACCAACGGCAACTGGCCGAAGCCTATCTGCAACGCAGCCAGATTGTGTTGCAAAAAGGCGATGTAAACGCTGCCGCGACCGCCCTGAGCCGTGCCCGGGCATTGATGCCCAAGGCCCCGGCGCTGACCGGCGGGGTTAACAACGCCATCGTCAATGCGCGCAAGGCTGAGCTGGACAAGGCTGAGGCAGCGCTCATGGCTGCTGAAGCCAAGCCGAAAGCCAAAGTTATCGACCCGACGGCGCAAAGCACCACGGTGGCGTTGAACCTCACCGATATGAGCAAACTGCGTCGTCAACTGGATGCTATCGCCGCCGATGTGGTGAATTATGAATGCGATGTGAGCATTCAGGCGCCGCGTACTCAGGATTACCCTTGGTTGGCGACGTTGCTGACCAACCGGGTGAAGAAGCTTGATTCGGATTTCGATTTGAAGATCGAGAAGCAGATCCTGCGCAATGTGCCGGCGCAGATGGTGTTGAGTCCGCGTAAGCCTTAAAAGCTTCGCGGGCAAGCCTCGCTCCTACAGGGGCACGTCGTTCACACTATTGGCGAACGACATAAAACCTGTAGGAGCGAGGCTTGCCCGCGAAGGCGCCCTCCCTAACGAAACACCTCTCTAGGCCGGAATCGCCTTGGCCTTAGGCTCCCTGTCCCAAACCCGATGCTGCCCAATCGCGGCAAAAAACGCCTTGAACAGCTTGGCATCCGCGCCAACGATCAACCCCGCATCCGCCTCCAGTTTCAACACATCCAGCAATTGCCTGGCCTCGCCATGCAACGCAATCGCCTTCAGGTGCTTGTAGGCCTCCAGCAAGTAATGCAACGCCACGCCATCACCGCTCAACGCCTTGATCGACGCGGCGCCACCCGGCACGAACACCGCATCGAACGCCACCGACGGCAGACCTTCCATCGACGCATCCACCGGCAGTGACTTGCCATTGGCAGTTGTCACCGGCGCCGAAGTCGGCCCAAGCAATTTGGCGTGAGCACCCTCGGCGGTCAGCGCTTTCTTTATCGCCTCAATCGCTGCACCATCGACGCCGTTGGCCGCAAGAATCGCCACTTTCCGGGTTTTGATGTTTTCTGGCAGTAAATTGGCCTGACTCAGCGCTGGGGAGTGATCCAGCGACGTTTTGCGCACATCCACAGTCCCGGCTTTCGGCGCCGGCAGACCCAGGTTCTGCGCCACACGCTTGGCCAGTTCCAGATCGATATTGGCGAGGATCTCGTTAACTTGCCGCTCACGAATCCACAACCGTTCAACCTTACCCAACTCGAAGCTGTAAGCCGAGATGATGTGTTCCTGCTCGTGCTTGCTCATGCTCTTGAAGAACAGCCGCGCCTGGGAAAAGTGATCGCTGAACGACTCGCTGCGCTGACGAATCTTGTTGGCGTCGATGCGTTCCGGATATGTCTCGAAGCCACCGTCCTTCGCCGCCGCGGGGTTTCTTTCGGCCAACCGCCATCAATCGAGTTGGGCTCGTAGGACGCGCGACCCTTGTCGATGGTGGTTCGGTGCAAGGCATCGCGCTGGCCGTTGTGGAAGGGAGTGACCGGGCGGTTGATCGGGATTTCGTGAAAGTTTGGGCCGCCGAGTCGGCTGATTTGCGTGTCGGTGTAGGAAAACAACCGACCTTGCAGCAGTGGATCGTTGGAGAAGTCGATGCCTGGGACGATGTGCCCAGGGCAAAACGCAACCTGCTCGGTTTCGGCGAAGAAATTGTCCGGGTTGCGGTTCAACACCATTTTGCCCAGTGGTGTGATCGGGACGATTTCTTCCGGGATCAGTTTGGTCGGGTCGAGGATGTCGAAGTCGAAGCTGTGCTCGTTCTCTTCTTCGATAATTTGTACGCCAAGTTCCCATTCCGGGTAGTCCCCGGTCTCGATGGCCTCCCAGAGATCGCGACGGTGGAAGTCAGTGTCTTTACCGGCGAGTTTCTGCGCCTCATCCCACACCAGCGAGCAAGTGCCGGCGGTAGGGCGCCAGTGGAATTTGACGAAGCGCGATTTGCCTTCGGCATTGATCAGCCGAAAGGTGTGGATGCCGAAGCCCTGCATGCTGCGCAGGCTTTTCGGGATCGCCCGGTCGGACATCGTCCAGATGACCATGTGTGCCGACTCGGGTTGCAGGGACACGAAGTCCCAGAACGTGTCATGGGCCGAGCCGCCAGTCGGCATATCGTTGTGGGGCTCGGGTTTTACCGCGTGGACGAAGTCGGGAAACTTGATCGCGTCCTGAATGAAGAACACCGGCATGTTGTTGCCCACCAGGTCGAAGTTGCCTTCGTCGGTGAAGAACTTCACAGCGAAACCTCGTACGTCCCGCACAGTATCGCCTGACCCGCGCGGGCCTTGAACGGTAGAGAAACGGGTGAATACCGGGGTTTTCTTGCCCGGCTCCTGTAGGAAACCAGCCTTGGTCAGAGCGGAGTGGTTTTCGTAGGTCTGGAAGTAGCCATGGGCGCCGGTGCCTCGGGCATGAACGATGCGCTCCGGAATGCGTTCATGGTCAAAATGCGTGATCTTTTCACGCATGATGAAGTCTTCCAGCAGCGACGGCCCGCGGGCTCCGACCTTCAAGCTGTTCTGGTTGTCCGAAACCTTCACGCCTTGGTTGGTGCGCAATGCCTGTTCAGTGGCATCGGAGCGAAATTGTTCCAGGCTATCGAGCTTGGCGTTGGTGTTGCCGCGGTCCAGGGTGTCGGTCCCGGCCAATGCGCTTTTGGGAGCGCCAGGCTTCTTGGTACTCATCAGTCGTAAACTCCTCGTTGCGATTCCTGCCGTAGCCAGGATTCTTGTGCAATTCCCCAGGCACGGCACCGGGGGCGTTTTCGAGTTGCCTAATTAGTGACTGATGAGGTTTTTAGCCGTTCCTTTTTTATGACCTTTGATCGCGTTATTTCCAAATGAAAGGATGAATGCGGAATAAATGCTAATAACCTCTATACGGACAGGCTAAAATGCGCGCCCGGCTAACCGCTGATCCTTTTCCAACGCGCCCCACAAGGTTCGCTACGTGATCGAGTTTCAAAACGTCCATAAGACTTACCGCGTCGCCGGTAAGGATATTCCCGCCCTGCATCCGACCAGTCTGACGATTGAGAACGGTCAGGTCTTCGGCCTGATCGGTCATTCCGGTGCGGGAAAAAGTACCCTGCTGCGTCTGATCAATCGCCTGGAAGAGTCCAGTGGCGGCAAGATCTTCGTCGATGGCGAGGAAGTCACGGCGCTGGATGCCAATAGCCTGCGACGTTTCCGTCAGCAAGTCGGGATGATTTTCCAGCACTTCAACCTGCTGGCGTCCAAGACTGTGGCCGACAACGTCGCGCTGCCGCTGACCCTGGCCGGTGAGTTGTCCCGCGGCGAGATCGACCAGCGTGTGGCTGAACTGTTGGCCCGGGTAGGTTTGTCCGACCACGCCAGGAAGTACCCGGCGCAGTTGTCCGGTGGCCAGAAGCAGCGCGTCGGCATCGCCCGCGCCCTCGCGAGCCAGCCCGCCAATCCTCCTCGCGCGACGAGGCCACGAGCGCCCTCGACCCACGAGACGACCGCATCGAAGTGCTGCGACCTGCTGGCCCGGGATCAACCGGGAATTCGGTGCTGACGATCATGCGTGATCACGCACGAGATGGACGTGATCCAGACGATCGCGAGCAAGGTCGCGGTGATGGACGCTGGCGTGATCGTCGAGCAAGGCTCGGTGGCTGAGGTGTTCCTGCATCCCAAGCACCCGACCACCAAGCGTTTCGTACAAGAAAGCGAGCAGATCGACGAAAGCGAACAGCGCGACGACTTCGCTCACGTGCCGGGCCGTATCGTGCGTCTGACCTTCCAGGGCGAAGCGACCTACGCGCCATTGCTGGGTACCGTCGCTCGGGAAACCGGCGTGGACTACAGCATCCTGGCCGGTCGTATCGACCGCATCAAAGACGTCCCTTACGGGCAACTGACCCTGGCCGTCACCGGCGGCGACATGGAAGCGGCGTTCGGCCTCTTCACCGCGGCTGACGTCCACATGGAGGTGCTGCGCTAATGGAAGCCCTGATGAGTTTCTTCGCCAATATCGACTGGCTCGAGATCTGGCTGGCCACCGGCGACACCCTGCTGATGCTCGGCGGTTCGCTGTTGTTCACGGTGTTGCTCGGCTTGCCGCTGGGCGTGTTGTTGTTCCTGTGCAGCCCGCGTCAGTTGCTCGAATCCAAAGGCATCTACGCTGTGTTGTCGCTGGCGGTGAACATCCTGCGTTCGCTGCCGTTCATCATTTTGCTGATTGTGATGATCCCGTTCACGGTGTTGATCACCGGTACTTCGCTCGGTGTTGCTGGCGCGATTCCACCGTTGGTGGTGGGCGCTACGCCGTTCTTCGCACGACTGGTGGAAACCGCCCTGCGTGAAGTCGATCGCGGCATCATCGAAGCGACCCAGGCCATGGGCGCGACTACCAAGCAGATCATCATCAACGCCCTGCTGCCAGAAGCCCGTCCGGGCATTTACGCGGCGATTACGGTGACGGCAATTACACTGGTGTCCTACACGGCAATGGCTGGTGTGGTCGGCGCCGGTGGCTTGGGCGACCTGGCCATCCGTTTCGGCTACCAGCGTTTCCAGACCGATGTAATGATCGTCACCGTGGTCCTGTTGCTGGTGCTGGTGCAGGTGCTGCAAATGGTTGGCGACAGGTTGGTCGTACACTTTTCCAGAAAATAAATGGTTCACATAACCAAGACATGAGCCGGCCATTCGCTGGCAGGCGCCACACGGGCGCCTCACAAGGAGTTAGCTGAATGAAAAAACTACTCGTCGCGTTCGCAGCCGTTGCCGCGTTCTCTGCCCAGGCTGCTGAAACCCTGACCGTCGCCGCGACGCCGGTTCCGCATGCGGAGATTCTGGAGTTCGTGAAACCGGCCCTGGCCAAAGAAGGCGTGGACCTGAAAGTCAAAGTCTTCACCGACTACATCCAGCCGAACGTGCAGGTCGCCGAGAAGCGTCTGGATGCCAACTTCTTCCAGCACCAGCCGTACCTGGATGAGTTCAACAAGGCCAAGGGTACCAACCTGGTTGCTGTTGCCGGCGTACACCTGGAACCACTGGGCGCTTACTCCAGCAAGTACAAAACCCTGGCTGAACTGCCTGGCGGCGCCAACGTGGTGATCCCGAACGACGCCACCAACGGCGGCCGTGCGCTGTTGCTGCTGCAGAAGGCTGGCCTGATCAAGTTGAAGGATGCGAACAACATCCTGTCGACCGTCAAGGACATCACCGAGAACTCCAAGGACCTGAAATTCCGCGAACTGGAAGCCGCGACCATCCCGCGCGTACTGACCCAGGTCGACCTGGCGCTGATCAACACCAACTACGCGCTGGAAGCCAAGCTTGATCCGTCCAAGGACGCACTGGTCATCGAAGGCAATGACTCGCCTTACGTGAACATCCTGGTGGCCCGTCCAGACGACAAGGACAGCGACGCGATGAAGAAACTGGTTGCTGCCCTGCACAGCCCGGAAGTGAAAGCGTTCATTCTCGAGAAGTACAAAGGCGCGGTATTGCCGGCGTTCTGATCTGCGGATGCAACGAAAAAAGGGCGCATTCAATGCGCCCCTTTTTTGTGCCTGAAACACCGACCCTGTGGGAGCGGGCTTGCTCGCGAAAGCGGTGGGTCAGCCGACATATATGCTGAATGACACACCGTATTCGCGAGCAAGCCCGCTCCCACATTGGTGCTGTGTTAGCCCTAATCATTGACGTTTAAGCATCACCGGCAACTGCGCCACCAACTTCACGTTGTTCAGCGGTGCGCGAATGAACCCGCGCTGCGTCCCGTCCGGCCCGATTACCGCGAGGTTGCCGCTGTGGTCGACCGTGTAGTTAGGCTTGCTGGTGTCCGCCGGAATAAACGGAATGCTCACCGCGTTGGCGAGTTTCTGGATGTCTTCCACCGACGAGGCGGTCAGTCCCTGGAACTGCGGGTCGAAGTAACCCAAATACTGTTTGAGCTGCTTGGGCGTGTCGCGGTTCGGGTCGACGCTGACCAGGATGATCTGCAACTTGGCCGCCGCTTCTGGCGGCAGTTCGCTCTTGATCTGACGCAACTGGGCGAGGGTGGTCGGGCAGATGTCCGGGCAGAAGGTGTAGCCAAAGAACAGCAGACTCCACTTGTCTTTCAGCTCGTTGACCGCCACCGGTTTGCCGTCCTGGTCGGTCATCGTCACGCTCGGCAGGTTACGGCTTTGCGGCAGCAAGATGATCCCGGCGTCGATCAGTGCCGTCGGGTCACCCTGGCCCTTGCCGGACAGCACTTTGTTGACGGTCAGGCCCAGCACAAGCGCGATCAGGGCAACGAGGATGAAGACGGTTTTCTGAGTTCGAGTCATAGGTTCAACAGTAAGTAGTGGTCTACGAGCAGGGCGATAAACAGCAGGAACAAGTACCAAATAGAGTACTTGAACGTGTTGATCGCCGCGTGCGGCCGAGTGCCACGGTACAGCACCACGGCCCATTGCAGAAACCTCGCGCCCAGTCCCAAGGCACAAACGAGGTAGAGCACACCGCTCATGTGGATCACATAAGGCATCAGGCTGACCGCCAGCAGCGCGAAGGTGTAAAGCAGGATGTGGACTTTGGTGTAGTGCTCGCCGTGGGTCACCGGCAGCATCGGAATGTCGGCCTTGGCATATTCCTCTTTGCGGTGAATGGCCAGGGCCCAGAAGTGTGGCGGGGTCCAGGCGAAGATGATCAGCACCAGCAGCAACGGTTCGGCACCGATATGCCCGGTCGCGGCGGTCCAGCCGAGTAGCGGCGGGGCAGCGCCGGCGAGTCCGCCGATGACGATGTTCTGCGGCGTCGCGCGTTTCAGGAAACCGGTGTAGACCACTGCATAGCCGAGCAGGGAGGCAAGGGTCAGCCAAGCAGTCAGCGGATTGGTGAACGCCAGCAACAATGCCTGACCGAGCAGCGCCAGCACCAAGGCAAAGGTCAACGCCGCTGCGGGTGACACCCGGCCTTCAGCCAGCGGTCGCTTGTGAGTCCGCGCCATCACCGCATCGATCCGCCGGTCCACCACATGATTGACCGCCGCCGCGCCACCAGCACACAGGGCGATCCCCAGATTGCCGAACACCAGCACCGTCCACGGCACTCCGGCGCGGGTCGCGAGGAACATGCCCACCAAGGATGTGATGAGCATCAGCACCACCACTTTCGGCTTGGTCAGTTCCAGATAATCCCGCCAGATTGCCTGACTGTGACGTTCGCCGATCAGAGTCGCCATGGCATCTCTCCTTTTATTGTTATGGGCCCGGCGGAGTGTTTACGCAGGCTGAAACGCCAGCGCGCAGGGGATTGCTGCTTGACCCGAACCAGACTGGTTCGCGCGTGATAATTGACCAGCACCATCGTCAGCAACAACGTCGCACCGCCCGCGTTGTGGGCGACGGCAATCGGCAGCGGCAGGTGAAACAGCACGTTGCTGATGCCCAGGGTGATTTGTGCGCCGAGGGCGATCAACACAAGGCCTGCGAGACGAGTCATGCCGACCACTTTTAGCTGCCAGGCCAGGCCCAGCAGCACCAGCGTCACCAGTAGGGCGCCGATCCGGTGGGTCAGGTGAATCGCGGTGCGGGCATCGCTGTCCAGTTGCCCGCCGAGGTAATTGGGCCCGATGTGTTGGGTCAGGTGAAAACCGTTGGCGAAATCAGCTGGTGGCAGCCATTGGCCGTGGCAGGTCGGGAAGTCGATGCACGCCACTGCCGCGTAGTTGGAACTGACCCAGCCGCCGAGGGCGATTTGCAGGATCACCAGCAGCAAGCCGGCGGTCGCCCAGTACTGCAAGCGTTTTGGCACCGTTAGGGCCGGCAATACGCCGGACAGCCGTAGGGTCAGCAGAAACAACAAACTCAGGGTCGCGAACCCGCCAAGCAAATGCCCGGTGACCACTTGCGGCCAGAGCTTGAGCGTCACCGTCCACATGCCGAACGCCGCTTGGGCGAACACCACCGCCAACAGAAACAACGGCAATTTCACCGGTTGCCCCGGGTGACGACGATGAACCCAGGCACGACCGGCCAGCACCGAGATCAACAGCCCCAGCGTGCCGGCGAAGTAGCGGTGGATCATCTCGTTCCAGCCTTTGTGGGCAACGACCGGCGTATCGGGGAAATGCAGTTCGGCATGGGCTAACTGGGCTTCGCTTTTTGGCACGCTGATAAAGCCGTAGCAACCCGGCCAGTCCGGGCAGCCGAGGCCGGCGTGGGTCAGGCGAGTGTAGGCGCCGAGCAACACCACAATCAGTGCCAGCAAGGTGGCAAACAGCGCGAGGCGAAATCCAGGTTTGGCCATGACGATGCCCTTATCCGATGTTCGACAGTTTCAGCAGTTGACGCAGATCGTTCAGCAGGTCCTTGCCCTTGACCGTCGGGTCGTAGCGCAGCACCAGATTGCCGTGGGGGTCGATGATCCACAGCTGCGGCGCGGTCTTGTCCCCTGTTGTTTTACTGAACGTGGTCAAGTCCATGGGATAGCGCTGCAGTTGTGGATATTCGCGAGTCAGCTTGGCTTCATAGTCGGCGGTCAGCGGTTGCGCCGCTGCCAATGCATGACTGGCACGGGACGCATCGCGACCGAGGCCGATCTGGATTTGCCGCGCCAGGTACACCAGTTGCTGGCAGTCCACCAAGCAGTCCTTGGGCGCGGTCACCAGCATTTGCCAGCGATCCTCTTCGGCCTGCACGCCGAGGTCGGCGCGGGTCTGGCCGTTGCCGATCAGTTCGCCGTGATAACTGCGGCCGTCCGGCACCCAGAAATTCAGTTTGTACATGCCGGTGGCGAGGATCATCGGACCGATCACCCCGAGCAGGATCAGCAGCAGTTGCAAACGCCCCTTGCGCCGACTCGCCGGCGTTTTCGCCTCAGACATGCTGGGTGGATTCATGGCCGCTCCCATGGTGTTTCTCCTTTGCGTTGTGCCAGCCGAGGTAGATAAAAAGGCCAAACAGGGCGATCGCCATGGCGAACCACTGCACGGCATAAGCGATGTGTTTTTCCGGTCCCATGGCCACCACCGGCCAATCGGCCTGGTAGGACGCGGGGCCGGTTTCTTCACGTAATTCGTAGGCGAAACCTTCGCGATTGAGCGAAGCCCAGAGCTTGGCCGGTTCGACGGCGGTGATCAGCTTCGGCCAGGTCGATGTCGTTGGATCGGCGTGTAATTGGAACGTCGCGCCGGGGGAAACGTAGACCCACGCGTCAATGCTCTGCGCTTCGGTGGGTGTCTTGAATTGCGGTGGGGTGCGGCGCTCCGGCCACGGCAACCAACCGCGATTGACCAGCAACCAAAGCCCGGTCGCTTGATCATGAAACGGTTGCAGCAACTCGACGCCGACCTTGCCGTTGCGCTGGCGGTTATCCAGCAACAAGCTGTGCTCGGCATCGAACTGGCCGTACAGGTGCACCCGGCGAAAGGCCGGGTCCTGGGTGTGTTGCAGCGCGGTGCTGGCCATCGGTTCGGCCGCCCTGCGCTCGGCGTAGCTTTGCAGCAGCGCGCTTTTCTCTGCGCCTCGGCTCAGTTGCCAGAAGCCGAGCGACACCAGCAGCGGCAACAACAGCGCCACTACAATCGTCGGCACGATGCCCGGCCGAAAGCGCTTCATGGCATCGCCAGAAAGTCGGTCATCGCGATAGCTATACTCAAATGCATCGCCTGTCCCCCGGAGTCTTACCATGCTCAAAGCAGCCATCGTCCTGATGCTGATTGCCACGGTTGTCAGCCTGTTCAGCGGCCTGTTTTTTCTGGTCAAGGACGACAGCAGCTCGAATCGCCTGGTGATCGCCTTGAGTGTTCGGGTTGCCTTGGCCGCCACCACCGTTGGCTTGATCGCCTGGGGTTTCTACAGCGGCCAGTTAGTGTCTACTGCGCCTTGGTAATGCCTCAAAGCACGTAGACGAAAACGAACAGCCCGATCCACACCACGTCGACGAAGTGCCAGTACCAACTCGCCGCTTCGAAGCCGAACTGGTGCTCGTTATCGAAGTGTCCGCGCATGATCCGCATCAGCATCACGAACAGGATGATGGTGCCGATGGTCACGTGGGCGCCGTGGAACCCGGTGAGCATGAAGAACGTTGCGCCGTAGACGCCCGAACCGAGGGTCAGCCCCAGTTCGTGGTAGGCGTGTGTGTATTCTTCGGCTTGCAGCGCGAGGAACCCGCAGCCCAGCAGCACGGTGATCGCCAGCCAGATTTTAAGCGCGCCGCGATGGCCTTTTTCAAGGCGTGATGGGCGATGGTCACGGTGACGCTGGAGCTGACCAGCAAAATAGTGTTGATCAGCGGCAGGCCCCAGGGGCTGATGACTTCTTTAGGTGGCGGGAACAGTTTCGGGTCCGGGGTGTGCAGCAGCGGCCAGGCGAATTGAAAGTTCGGCCAGAGCATGTGGGCGATGCCCTTTGGGCCTTCGCCTCCCAGCGCCGGGCCAGAGATGTGCCGCACGTAAAACAGCGCACCGAAGAAGGCGATGAAGAACATCACCTCGGAGAAGATGAACCAACTCATGCCCCAGCGGAACGAGCGATCAAGCTGCGGGCTGTACAACCCCGCGCGGCTCTCCTTGATCACCGTGCCGAACCAGCCGAACAGCATGTAGGCCAGCAGCAGGCCGCCGACGAAAAAGATCAGCGGGCCGTGGGATTCCGGCCGTGCCGCTTTCAGGTCGTTGAACCAGGTGGCCAGGCCGTACACCGTGACCAGCATGCCGGCGGTGGCGATGATCGGCCATTTGCTCTGGGCGGGTACGTAATAGTGCTCATGAGTTGCCATTTATTGTTCTCCTTATCGGGCACGCTTCAACGCCTAGCCACCGGTGCTTGCAGCAGCCACGGGCGGATGACGTGCGGTGATATCGAACAGCGTGTAAGACAGCGTCAGGTGCTTCACATCCTTGGGCATGTCACGGTCAACGATGAAACGTACCGGCATCTCGATCCGTTGACCGGGCTGCAGCACTTGCTGGGTAAAGCAGAAACATTCGGTCTTGTGGAAGTACGCCGCCGCCTCGCTGGGCGCGATGCTCGGCACTGCCTGGGCGCTCATCGGGTGGTCGGTGGGGTTGTAGGCGACAAACAGCATTTCGCTCACCGCCCCGGGATAGGTGGTCAGTTCATTGCCCTTGGGATAGAACTCCCACGGCATGTCGGCGTTGTTCATCGACAGAAACTGCACGCGCACTTGCCGCGAGGTGTCGACCGTCTGTTCGCCTTCGTACTGCCCGGCGGTTTTGCCGTTGATGCCGAAGGCCTTGCACATCACGTCGTAGATCGGCACAAGGGCAAACCCGAATACAAACATCGCTACCACCACCATCAGCAGGCGCGTGACCAGTTTTTTCAGAGAAATTGAATCAGCCATGATGTCTGCCCTCACGCCCAAGCCCTGTGGGAGCGAGCCTTTGTGGCGAGGGAGCTTGCTCCCGCTGGGCTGCGAAGCGGCCCCAAAAGCTTTGCGTCTGCTTCGCAGCCGAGCGGGAGCAAGCTCCCTCGCCACACAAGTTCGCTCCCACATGGGTTACAGCGTTCATTTCACTTCCGGCGGGGTGGTGAAGGTGTGATACGGCGCCGGTGACGGCACGCTCCACTCCAGACCT is a window of Pseudomonas sp. 10S4 DNA encoding:
- the znuC gene encoding zinc ABC transporter ATP-binding protein ZnuC; the protein is MSNALIRLEQVAVTFAGQSVLENIDLSVEPGQIVTLIGPNGAGKTTLVRAVLGLLKPDSGSVWRKPKLRVGYMPQKLHVDPTLPLSVLRFLRLVPGVDRARALSALKEVGAEHVIDSPVQTVSGGEMQRVLLARALLREPELLVLDEPVQGVDVAGQAELYSLITRLRDRHGCGVLMVSHDLHLVMSTTDQVVCLNRHVCCSGHPEHVSGDPAFVELFGKNAQSLAIYHHHHDHAHDLHGSVVSATASAQPHVHGDSCKHG
- the znuB gene encoding zinc ABC transporter permease subunit ZnuB, whose amino-acid sequence is MADFLLYALLAGLALAVVAGPLGSFVVWRRMAYFGDTLSHAALLGVALGFLLDVSPTVAVTVGCLLLAVLLVTLQQRQPLASDTLLGILAPSTLSLGLVVLSFMHEVRIDLMAYLFGDLLAISPTDLAWILGGSAAVLALLVTLWRPLLAITVHEELATVEGLPVAALRLTLMLLIAIVIAVAMKIVGVLLITSLLIIPAAAAQRHARSPEQMALGASLLGMLAVCGGLALSWFKDTPAGPSIVVTAAALFLLSFVLPRRGV
- a CDS encoding PA5502 family lipoprotein — its product is MKSFASRYLLLVAFSLLLGACQSTPPAATEAPDARAAAIAQLEQNLASSELATAEDQLAALQAQSPDDPSLVQYQRQLAEAYLQRSQIVLQKGDVNAAATALSRARALMPKAPALTGGVNNAIVNARKAELDKAEAALMAAEAKPKAKVIDPTAQSTTVALNLTDMSKLRRQLDAIAADVVNYECDVSIQAPRTQDYPWLATLLTNRVKKLDSDFDLKIEKQILRNVPAQMVLSPRKP
- a CDS encoding methionine ABC transporter permease, whose protein sequence is MEALMSFFANIDWLEIWLATGDTLLMLGGSLLFTVLLGLPLGVLLFLCSPRQLLESKGIYAVLSLAVNILRSLPFIILLIVMIPFTVLITGTSLGVAGAIPPLVVGATPFFARLVETALREVDRGIIEATQAMGATTKQIIINALLPEARPGIYAAITVTAITLVSYTAMAGVVGAGGLGDLAIRFGYQRFQTDVMIVTVVLLLVLVQVLQMVGDRLVVHFSRK
- a CDS encoding MetQ/NlpA family ABC transporter substrate-binding protein; the protein is MKKLLVAFAAVAAFSAQAAETLTVAATPVPHAEILEFVKPALAKEGVDLKVKVFTDYIQPNVQVAEKRLDANFFQHQPYLDEFNKAKGTNLVAVAGVHLEPLGAYSSKYKTLAELPGGANVVIPNDATNGGRALLLLQKAGLIKLKDANNILSTVKDITENSKDLKFRELEAATIPRVLTQVDLALINTNYALEAKLDPSKDALVIEGNDSPYVNILVARPDDKDSDAMKKLVAALHSPEVKAFILEKYKGAVLPAF
- a CDS encoding SCO family protein; this translates as MTRTQKTVFILVALIALVLGLTVNKVLSGKGQGDPTALIDAGIILLPQSRNLPSVTMTDQDGKPVAVNELKDKWSLLFFGYTFCPDICPTTLAQLRQIKSELPPEAAAKLQIILVSVDPNRDTPKQLKQYLGYFDPQFQGLTASSVEDIQKLANAVSIPFIPADTSKPNYTVDHSGNLAVIGPDGTQRGFIRAPLNNVKLVAQLPVMLKRQ
- the cyoE gene encoding heme o synthase, encoding MATLIGERHSQAIWRDYLELTKPKVVVLMLITSLVGMFLATRAGVPWTVLVFGNLGIALCAGGAAAVNHVVDRRIDAVMARTHKRPLAEGRVSPAAALTFALVLALLGQALLLAFTNPLTAWLTLASLLGYAVVYTGFLKRATPQNIVIGGLAGAAPPLLGWTAATGHIGAEPLLLVLIIFAWTPPHFWALAIHRKEEYAKADIPMLPVTHGEHYTKVHILLYTFALLAVSLMPYVIHMSGVLYLVCALGLGARFLQWAVVLYRGTRPHAAINTFKYSIWYLFLLFIALLVDHYLLLNL
- a CDS encoding COX15/CtaA family protein — translated: MAKPGFRLALFATLLALIVVLLGAYTRLTHAGLGCPDWPGCYGFISVPKSEAQLAHAELHFPDTPVVAHKGWNEMIHRYFAGTLGLLISVLAGRAWVHRRHPGQPVKLPLFLLAVVFAQAAFGMWTVTLKLWPQVVTGHLLGGFATLSLLFLLTLRLSGVLPALTVPKRLQYWATAGLLLVILQIALGGWVSSNYAAVACIDFPTCHGQWLPPADFANGFHLTQHIGPNYLGGQLDSDARTAIHLTHRIGALLVTLVLLGLAWQLKVVGMTRLAGLVLIALGAQITLGISNVLFHLPLPIAVAHNAGGATLLLTMVLVNYHARTSLVRVKQQSPARWRFSLRKHSAGPITIKGEMPWRL